One Anguilla rostrata isolate EN2019 chromosome 15, ASM1855537v3, whole genome shotgun sequence genomic window carries:
- the eef1akmt1 gene encoding EEF1A lysine methyltransferase 1 has translation MSDSDDDVPQLSASTLAALQEFYAETNGLAKHVTPEEKFSVGAVEEDWRMSQFWYSDETASRLAEEVLQAAGEGGRIACLSAPSVYQKLKQLDANAPAALLEFDRRFSIYGDEFVFYDYSNPLCLPENVAPQSFDIVIADPPYLSQECLSKVALTVKFLTKGKVLLCTGAIMQEDAEKLLGLKMCTFLPKHTHNLANEFRCYVNYQSGLDS, from the exons ATGAGTGACAGCGACGATGATGTACCCCAGCTGTCGGCCTCAACACTGGCGGCGCTACAGGAGTTCTACGCGGAGACTAACGGTCTGGCCAAACATGTTACGCCTGAAGAAAAGTTTTCTGTTGGTGCTGTAGAGGAGGATTGG CGCATGAGCCAGTTCTGGTACAGTGATGAAACGGCAAGCCGGCTAGCTGAGGAGGTGCTACAGGCAGCCGGAGAAGGTGGCCG GATAGCGTGTCTGAGCGCTCCTAGCGTGTATCAGAAGCTGAAACAGCTGGACGCAAACGCGCCGGCCGCGCTGCTGGAGTTTGACCGGCGCTTCTCCATCTACGGGGACGAGTTCGTCTTCTACGACTACAGCAACCCGCTGTGTCTCCCGGAGAACGTGGCTCCCCAAAGCTTCGACATCGTCATCGCGGACCCCCCGTACCTGTCACAGGAGTGCCTCAGCAAAGTGGCCCTGACCGTCAAGTTCCTGACAAAGGGGAAGGTGCTTCTCTGCACGG GTGCAATCATGCAGGAAGACGCAGAGAAGCTGCTGGGTCTGAAAATGTGCACCTTTctccccaaacacacccacaacctGGCCAATGAGTTCCGCTGTTATGTCAACTACCAGTCTGGTCTCGACTCGTGA